In one Amaranthus tricolor cultivar Red isolate AtriRed21 chromosome 8, ASM2621246v1, whole genome shotgun sequence genomic region, the following are encoded:
- the LOC130821717 gene encoding putative F-box/kelch-repeat protein At1g12870 yields the protein MKTSTSFDLPFDIITHILAMFPVKTLVKFRAVCTSWRTYIESPYFISKHRDLYNKHHSKNSHLLITSIRSGRFYLRRVTNDQNSITVTLLAPFSADFTIPWTYSVCNGLFLLSLYGDRQKGFSTSCDDYKVLAYQLRTIINGNEYEAAMAYIGLLKVIQELSTLLGDPRIIHSFDFNTEEFNNVALPEPLKECASLILFTIGELLAVISSFCI from the exons atgaaaacaagCACTTCCTTTGAtcttccatttgatataataaccCACATTTTGGCTATGTTTCCTGTGAAAACTCTAGTGAAATTCCGGGCAGTGTGCACATCCTGGCGCACTTACATCGAGTCCCCTTATTTCATCTCCAAGCATCGCGATCTTTACAATAAACACCATTCCAAAAACTCCCATTTACTGATTACATCAATTCGTTCTGGACGATTCTACCTACGACGTGTTACCAACGATCAGAATTCAATCACAGTTACTCTTCTTGCTCCTTTTTCTGCTGATTTTACAATACCATGGACTTATTCAGTCTGCAATGGGTTATTTTTACTGAGCTTATATGGTGATCGTCAAAAGG GATTTTCCACCTCTTGTGATGATTATAAGGTGCTTGCCTATCAGCTTCGTACCATCATTAATGGTAATGAGTATGAGGCCGCCATGGCA TATATTGGTTTACTGAAGGTGATCCAAGAATTATCCACTCTTTTGGGTGATCCAAGAATTATCCactcttttgattttaatacagAAGAATTCAATAATGTGGCATTACCCGAGCCACTGAAAGAATGTGCGAGTTTAATTCTTTTCACCATCGGCGAGTTGTTAGCTGTTATATCATCGTTCTGCATATAG